One genomic segment of Streptomyces niveus includes these proteins:
- a CDS encoding TerD family protein → MGVSLSKGGNVSLTKAAPNLTAVTVGLGWDVRTTTGNDFDLDASALLTNAEGKVTGDGNFVFFNNLKSPDGSVEHTGDNTTGEGEGDDEAIKVNLATVPADIDKIVFPVSIYEAEARQQSFGQVRNAFIRVVNQADNNELARYDLTEDASTETAMVFGELYRNGAEWKFRAIGQGYASGLRGIAQDFGVNV, encoded by the coding sequence GTGGGAGTCAGCCTCAGCAAGGGCGGCAACGTCTCGCTGACCAAGGCCGCGCCCAACCTGACCGCGGTCACCGTGGGTCTGGGCTGGGACGTCCGCACGACCACCGGAAACGACTTCGACCTCGACGCCAGCGCCCTGCTGACGAACGCCGAGGGCAAGGTCACGGGCGACGGAAACTTCGTCTTCTTCAACAACCTCAAGAGCCCCGACGGCTCCGTCGAGCACACCGGCGACAACACCACCGGTGAGGGCGAGGGTGACGACGAGGCGATCAAGGTCAACCTCGCCACCGTCCCCGCGGACATCGACAAGATCGTGTTCCCGGTCTCGATCTACGAGGCCGAGGCCCGCCAGCAGTCCTTCGGCCAGGTGCGCAACGCGTTCATCCGCGTCGTCAACCAGGCGGACAACAACGAACTGGCGCGGTACGACCTGACGGAGGACGCGTCGACGGAGACCGCCATGGTCTTCGGAGAGCTTTACCGAAATGGCGCCGAGTGGAAGTTCCGCGCCATCGGACAGGGGTATGCCTCTGGCCTGCGTGGCATCGCGCAGGACTTCGGCGTCAACGTCTGA
- a CDS encoding peptidase inhibitor family I36 protein → MRTTTPATMLTAATLAAATVLLPTAAPAAGAAAVPRGTCGPGELCLWGKPDYRGARQTHELFRVEIQNCVPLPPGTDAQSLVNRLGRPVTTYQSDECEETGEFETYPGDGTWIPQSPHRVRAFKVWER, encoded by the coding sequence ATGCGTACGACCACGCCTGCCACCATGCTCACCGCGGCCACTCTGGCCGCCGCCACGGTCCTGCTGCCGACCGCGGCCCCGGCCGCCGGCGCCGCCGCCGTACCGCGCGGCACCTGCGGACCCGGCGAACTCTGCCTGTGGGGAAAACCGGACTACCGGGGCGCCCGCCAGACCCATGAGCTGTTCCGCGTCGAGATCCAGAACTGCGTCCCCCTGCCGCCCGGCACCGACGCCCAGTCCCTGGTCAACCGGCTGGGGCGGCCCGTCACCACCTACCAGTCCGACGAGTGCGAGGAGACCGGCGAGTTCGAGACGTACCCCGGCGACGGCACCTGGATCCCCCAGTCGCCGCACCGCGTACGGGCCTTCAAGGTCTGGGAGCGCTGA
- the aceE gene encoding pyruvate dehydrogenase (acetyl-transferring), homodimeric type: MASGSDRNPIIIGGLPSQVPDFDPEETQEWLDSLDAAVDERGRERARYLMLRLIERAREKRVAVPEMRSTDYVNTIATKDEPFFPGNEEIERKVLNATRWNAAVMVSRAQRPGIGVGGHIATFASSASLYDVGFNHFFRGKDAGDGGDQIFFQGHASPGIYARAFLLDRLSEAQLDAFRQEKSKAPDGLSSYPHPRLMPDFWEFPTVSMGLGPLGAIYQARMNRYMEARGIADTSRSHVWAYLGDGEMDEPESLGQLSIAAREGLDNLTFVVNCNLQRLDGPVRGNGKIIQELESQFRGAGWNVIKLVWDRSWDPLLAQDRDGVLVNRLNTTPDGQFQTYATETGAYIREHFFGDDQRLRAMVEGMSDEQILHLGRGGHDHKKVYAAYAAAKAHKGQPTVILAQTVKGWTLGPNFEGRNATHQMKKLTVADLKGFRDRLHLPITDRELEDGQPPYYHPGRDSEEIQYMHDRRKGLDGYVPTRVVRSKPLALPGDKTYAAAKKGSGQQSIATTMAFVRVLKDLMRDKEIGERFVLIAPDEYRTFGMDAFFPSAKIYNPLGQQYESVDRELLLAYKESPTGQMLHDGISEAGCTASLIAAGSAYATHGEPLIPVYVFYSMFGFQRTGDQFWQMADQLARGFVLGATAGRTTLTGEGLQHADGHSQLLASTNPGCVSYDPAFGYEIAHIMEDGLRRMYGQPHPGEDPDVFYYLTVYNEPIQHPAEPADVDVEGILKGVYRFKQGESGSIPAQIMASGVAVPWAVEAQRILAEQWDVRADVWSATSWNELRREAVDVERYNLLHPEEEQRVPYVTRKLSGAEGPFVAVSDWMRAVPDQISRWVPGTYQSLGADGFGFADTRGAARRFFHIDAESIALTVLTELAREGKVDRSVLKQAVDRYQLLDVAAADPGAAGGDA; this comes from the coding sequence GTGGCTTCCGGATCCGATCGCAACCCGATCATCATTGGCGGCCTTCCCAGCCAGGTCCCGGACTTTGATCCCGAGGAGACCCAGGAGTGGCTCGACTCGCTCGATGCCGCCGTGGACGAACGGGGGCGTGAGCGCGCCCGCTATCTGATGCTCCGCCTGATCGAGCGCGCGCGCGAGAAGCGCGTGGCCGTGCCCGAGATGCGCAGCACCGATTACGTCAACACCATCGCGACCAAGGACGAGCCGTTCTTCCCCGGCAACGAGGAGATCGAGCGGAAGGTCCTGAACGCGACCCGCTGGAACGCCGCGGTGATGGTCTCCCGCGCGCAGCGCCCCGGGATCGGTGTCGGCGGTCATATCGCCACCTTCGCGTCCTCCGCCTCCCTGTACGACGTGGGCTTCAACCACTTCTTCCGGGGCAAGGACGCCGGTGACGGCGGCGACCAGATCTTCTTCCAGGGGCACGCGTCCCCGGGTATCTACGCCCGCGCCTTCCTGCTCGACCGGCTGAGTGAGGCGCAGCTCGACGCCTTCCGTCAGGAGAAGTCGAAGGCGCCGGACGGGCTGTCCAGCTATCCGCATCCGCGGCTGATGCCGGACTTCTGGGAGTTCCCGACGGTGTCGATGGGGCTCGGTCCGCTGGGCGCGATCTACCAGGCGCGGATGAACCGTTACATGGAGGCGCGCGGGATCGCGGACACGTCGCGGTCGCATGTGTGGGCGTATCTGGGCGACGGCGAGATGGACGAGCCGGAGTCGCTGGGCCAGCTGTCGATCGCGGCCCGTGAGGGTCTGGACAATCTGACGTTCGTCGTCAACTGCAACCTTCAGCGGCTCGACGGTCCGGTGCGCGGCAACGGCAAGATCATCCAGGAGCTGGAGTCGCAGTTCCGGGGTGCGGGCTGGAATGTCATCAAGCTGGTCTGGGACCGGTCCTGGGACCCGCTGCTGGCGCAGGACCGGGACGGTGTGCTGGTCAACCGGCTGAACACGACGCCGGACGGTCAGTTCCAGACGTACGCGACGGAGACGGGCGCGTACATCCGTGAGCACTTCTTCGGTGACGACCAGCGGCTGCGCGCGATGGTCGAGGGCATGTCGGACGAGCAGATCCTGCATCTGGGCCGTGGGGGTCACGACCACAAGAAGGTGTACGCGGCGTACGCGGCGGCGAAGGCGCACAAGGGCCAGCCGACGGTGATCCTGGCGCAGACGGTGAAGGGCTGGACGCTGGGTCCGAACTTCGAGGGCCGGAACGCGACGCATCAGATGAAGAAGCTGACCGTCGCCGATCTGAAGGGCTTCCGCGACCGGCTGCATCTGCCGATCACGGACCGGGAGCTGGAGGACGGGCAGCCGCCGTACTACCACCCGGGCAGGGACTCGGAAGAGATCCAGTACATGCACGACCGCCGCAAGGGTCTTGACGGTTATGTGCCGACCCGTGTGGTGCGGTCGAAGCCGCTGGCGCTGCCGGGCGACAAGACGTACGCGGCTGCGAAGAAGGGGTCGGGTCAGCAGTCGATCGCCACGACGATGGCGTTTGTGCGGGTGCTGAAGGACCTCATGCGGGACAAGGAGATCGGCGAGCGTTTCGTGCTGATCGCGCCTGACGAGTACCGCACGTTCGGCATGGACGCTTTCTTCCCGAGCGCGAAGATCTACAACCCGCTCGGGCAGCAGTACGAGTCGGTCGACCGTGAGCTGCTGCTGGCGTACAAGGAGTCGCCGACGGGACAGATGCTGCACGACGGCATCTCGGAGGCGGGCTGTACGGCGTCGCTGATCGCGGCGGGTTCGGCGTACGCGACGCACGGCGAGCCGCTGATCCCGGTGTACGTCTTCTACTCGATGTTCGGTTTCCAGCGGACCGGTGACCAGTTCTGGCAGATGGCCGACCAGTTGGCGCGCGGTTTCGTTCTGGGCGCGACCGCGGGTCGTACGACTCTGACCGGTGAGGGTCTTCAGCACGCAGACGGGCACTCGCAGTTGCTCGCATCGACGAACCCGGGCTGTGTCAGTTACGACCCGGCGTTCGGCTACGAGATCGCGCACATCATGGAGGACGGGCTGCGCCGGATGTACGGGCAGCCGCACCCGGGCGAGGACCCGGACGTCTTCTACTACCTGACGGTCTACAACGAGCCGATCCAGCACCCGGCCGAGCCGGCGGACGTGGACGTCGAGGGCATCCTCAAGGGCGTCTACCGCTTCAAGCAGGGCGAGAGCGGCTCGATCCCCGCGCAGATCATGGCGTCCGGTGTGGCCGTGCCGTGGGCCGTCGAGGCGCAGCGGATCCTCGCCGAGCAGTGGGACGTGCGCGCGGACGTCTGGTCGGCGACGTCGTGGAACGAGCTGCGGCGTGAGGCCGTCGACGTGGAGCGGTACAACCTGCTCCACCCGGAGGAGGAGCAGCGCGTTCCGTACGTGACGCGCAAACTGTCCGGCGCCGAGGGCCCGTTCGTCGCGGTGTCGGACTGGATGCGTGCCGTTCCGGACCAGATCTCGCGCTGGGTGCCGGGGACGTACCAGTCGCTGGGCGCAGACGGTTTCGGTTTCGCGGACACGCGTGGCGCGGCCCGCCGGTTCTTCCACATCGACGCGGAGTCGATCGCTCTGACGGTGCTCACGGAGCTCGCCAGGGAGGGCAAGGTGGACCGCTCGGTGCTGAAGCAGGCCGTGGACCGCTACCAGTTGCTGGACGTGGCGGCGGCGGACCCGGGCGCCGCGGGCGGCGACGCGTAG
- a CDS encoding TerD family protein, whose amino-acid sequence MTGMTHAMVKGSNVPLDAMAVRAVLRWTPGPGVPDVDASALLLGPEGRVRSDEDFVFYNQPRHPSGVVRRLPKKQVPEGLTDTVEADLAALDPSVDQVVLAASSDGASFQYVHDLRILLYDAGQADGDPLAVFDVRPETGEETAVICGELYRRGSGWKFRAVGQGYPTGLIGLATAFGILVDETEGAGGTPGAEGVTAQLPGGPAPVQGGPQAPPSPPAQQPSFPAQPQGQSGYGFPQPASPPAYGYPQPASAQPAYGYPHAPAPGPGPQPPVAPPAPQGAPAYGYPQPAAAAAPAPDPNFRLPPMGPQFVRP is encoded by the coding sequence ATGACCGGCATGACGCACGCGATGGTGAAGGGCTCGAACGTTCCCCTCGATGCCATGGCCGTAAGGGCCGTGCTGCGCTGGACGCCGGGGCCGGGGGTTCCTGACGTGGACGCGTCAGCGTTGCTGCTGGGGCCCGAGGGGCGCGTGCGCTCCGACGAGGACTTCGTCTTCTACAACCAGCCGCGTCATCCGTCGGGTGTGGTCAGGCGACTGCCGAAGAAACAGGTGCCCGAGGGGCTCACCGACACCGTCGAGGCGGATCTCGCCGCCCTCGACCCGAGCGTCGACCAGGTGGTCCTCGCGGCGTCGTCGGACGGGGCGAGTTTCCAGTACGTGCACGACCTGCGGATCCTGCTGTACGACGCGGGCCAGGCCGACGGCGACCCGCTGGCGGTCTTCGACGTACGCCCGGAGACCGGCGAGGAGACCGCGGTCATCTGCGGTGAGCTCTACCGGCGCGGGAGCGGCTGGAAGTTCCGGGCTGTGGGGCAGGGGTATCCGACCGGGCTGATCGGGCTGGCGACGGCCTTCGGCATCCTGGTCGACGAGACGGAAGGGGCCGGGGGGACGCCGGGCGCGGAGGGCGTGACCGCCCAGCTTCCCGGCGGTCCGGCGCCGGTGCAAGGCGGGCCTCAGGCACCGCCTTCGCCTCCCGCGCAGCAGCCGTCCTTCCCGGCCCAGCCGCAGGGGCAGTCCGGCTACGGGTTTCCGCAGCCCGCCTCCCCGCCGGCCTACGGGTATCCGCAGCCGGCGTCCGCGCAGCCCGCTTACGGTTACCCGCACGCGCCCGCTCCGGGGCCGGGTCCTCAGCCGCCGGTGGCGCCACCGGCACCGCAGGGGGCGCCGGCTTACGGCTACCCGCAGCCGGCCGCCGCGGCCGCTCCCGCGCCGGACCCGAACTTCCGGCTGCCGCCGATGGGACCGCAGTTCGTACGTCCGTAA
- a CDS encoding MFS transporter yields MMVALDGTIVGIANPVIKEDLGATFAQVQWITNGYLLALAVTLITAGKLGDRFGHRQTFLIGIAGFAAASAIIGFSDSVAFVVAFRVLQGVFGALLMPAALGLLRATFPAEKLNMAIGIWGMVIGASTAGGPIVGGLLVEHVSWQSVFFINVPVGVLALILGLVILKDHRAANAPKSFDVVGILLLSTAMFSLIWAIIKAGESWGWTSAGTWGFLGAAVLCFVLFAVWETRVKEPLVPLSMFRSVPLSAGTILMVLMAFAFMGGLFFVTFYLQGVHGMSPVDSGLHLLPLTLMMIIASPAAGMLITKFGPRVPLVGGMVATATAMFGMSTLSPGSGTLMMSVWFALLGMGLAPVMVGATEVIVGNAPLELSGVAGGLQQAAMQVGGALGTAVLGAVMSAKVAADLEGNWQDAGIPLPLDPSLEQAAEIGVAPPALAEAPGVTPDIFARITGVMQDTFVSGMSLAFLVAGTVAVIAAFVATRTKRGDNADAAGGGVHV; encoded by the coding sequence ATGATGGTCGCGCTCGACGGCACGATCGTCGGGATCGCCAACCCGGTGATCAAGGAGGACCTGGGCGCGACCTTCGCCCAGGTGCAGTGGATAACCAACGGCTATCTTCTCGCGCTCGCCGTGACGCTCATCACCGCGGGCAAGCTCGGTGACCGCTTCGGCCACCGCCAGACCTTCCTCATCGGCATCGCGGGCTTCGCCGCCGCCTCCGCGATCATCGGCTTCTCCGACAGCGTGGCGTTCGTCGTCGCCTTCCGCGTGCTCCAGGGTGTCTTCGGCGCCCTGCTGATGCCCGCCGCCCTCGGACTGCTGCGCGCCACCTTCCCCGCCGAGAAGCTGAACATGGCCATCGGCATCTGGGGCATGGTCATCGGCGCCTCCACCGCGGGCGGCCCGATCGTCGGCGGTCTGCTCGTCGAACACGTCAGCTGGCAGTCGGTGTTCTTCATCAACGTGCCCGTCGGTGTCCTCGCCCTGATCCTCGGGCTGGTGATCCTCAAGGACCACCGCGCGGCGAACGCGCCCAAGTCCTTCGACGTCGTCGGGATCCTGCTCCTCTCGACCGCGATGTTCTCCCTGATCTGGGCGATCATCAAGGCGGGCGAGTCCTGGGGCTGGACCTCGGCCGGCACCTGGGGGTTCCTGGGCGCCGCGGTCCTGTGCTTCGTCCTGTTCGCCGTCTGGGAGACGAGGGTCAAGGAACCCCTCGTACCGCTGAGCATGTTCCGGTCCGTCCCGCTCAGCGCCGGCACGATCCTCATGGTGCTCATGGCCTTCGCGTTCATGGGCGGCCTCTTCTTCGTGACGTTCTACCTCCAGGGCGTGCACGGCATGAGCCCGGTCGACAGCGGACTGCACCTGCTGCCCCTGACCCTCATGATGATCATCGCCTCGCCCGCCGCGGGCATGCTGATCACCAAGTTCGGGCCACGGGTCCCGCTGGTCGGCGGCATGGTCGCCACGGCCACCGCCATGTTCGGCATGTCCACCCTGTCGCCCGGCTCCGGCACGCTCATGATGTCCGTCTGGTTCGCGCTCCTCGGTATGGGCCTGGCCCCGGTCATGGTCGGTGCCACCGAGGTCATCGTCGGCAACGCCCCGCTGGAGCTCTCCGGCGTCGCGGGCGGTCTCCAGCAGGCCGCGATGCAGGTCGGCGGCGCGCTCGGTACGGCGGTGCTCGGCGCCGTCATGTCCGCCAAGGTCGCCGCCGACCTGGAGGGCAACTGGCAGGACGCCGGCATCCCGCTGCCGCTGGACCCGTCCCTGGAGCAGGCCGCCGAGATCGGCGTCGCCCCGCCGGCCCTGGCCGAGGCGCCCGGAGTCACACCCGACATCTTCGCCAGGATCACCGGGGTCATGCAGGACACCTTCGTGTCCGGGATGAGCCTGGCGTTCCTGGTCGCCGGTACGGTTGCGGTGATCGCGGCGTTCGTCGCCACCCGCACCAAGCGCGGCGACAACGCGGACGCGGCCGGGGGAGGCGTCCACGTCTGA
- a CDS encoding peroxiredoxin, with translation MTGTVAGTARTTPKGIPVGSQAPDFALKDNHGRTVRLSELRGGAEGDGNGGFEGDGDGRNVVLVFYPFAFTGVCTGELHALRDELPAFVNDDTQLLAVSTDSIHTLRIFAEQEGLEYPLLSDFWPHGETSRAYGIFDEEKGCALRGTFVIDKRGVVRWSVVNGLPDARDLDEYVKALAAL, from the coding sequence ATGACCGGGACGGTGGCAGGGACGGCACGGACGACGCCGAAGGGGATTCCCGTCGGCAGTCAGGCGCCCGACTTCGCCCTGAAGGACAACCACGGGCGGACCGTACGGCTCTCCGAACTGCGCGGGGGCGCGGAGGGGGACGGCAACGGGGGCTTCGAAGGGGACGGCGACGGCAGGAACGTGGTGCTGGTCTTCTACCCGTTCGCCTTCACCGGCGTGTGCACCGGCGAGCTCCACGCACTGCGCGACGAACTGCCCGCCTTCGTCAACGACGACACCCAGCTGCTCGCCGTCTCCACCGACTCCATCCACACCCTGCGGATCTTCGCCGAGCAGGAAGGCCTCGAGTACCCGCTGCTGTCGGACTTCTGGCCGCACGGGGAGACCTCACGGGCGTACGGGATCTTCGACGAGGAGAAGGGCTGCGCGCTGCGCGGCACCTTCGTCATCGACAAGCGGGGCGTGGTGCGCTGGTCGGTCGTCAACGGACTGCCGGACGCCCGCGATCTCGACGAGTACGTCAAGGCACTCGCTGCTCTGTGA
- a CDS encoding DUF475 domain-containing protein, with protein MILKTFGWSFAITAAGLAFAAWQWGWEAFGIVLILSILEISLSFDNAVVNAGILKKMNAFWQKIFLTIGILIAVFGMRLVFPVAIVAISAKVGPIEAVQLALDKPEQYEALVTDAHPAIAAFGGMFLLMIFLDFIFDERDHKWLGWLERPLSKLGKVDMLSVCVALIVLLITAMTFATNAHTSSGYADKSATVLLSGVAGLITYLAVNGLSSFFENKLEEEEEREHEEEEKAKAEGKQVSAVGLAGKAAFFLFLYLEVLDASFSFDGVIGAFAITNHIFWMALGLGIGAMYVRSLTVYLVRQGTLDDYVYLEHGAHYAIGALAAILLITIEHEISEIITGLVGVLLIGASFWSSVVRNKRVAAEGGEDSEDKTTVHV; from the coding sequence GTGATCCTGAAAACCTTCGGCTGGTCGTTCGCCATCACGGCGGCCGGCCTTGCCTTCGCGGCCTGGCAGTGGGGGTGGGAGGCGTTCGGGATCGTACTGATCCTGTCGATCCTTGAGATCTCCCTGTCGTTCGACAACGCCGTTGTCAATGCCGGGATCTTGAAGAAGATGAATGCCTTCTGGCAGAAGATCTTCCTCACCATCGGCATCCTGATCGCCGTGTTCGGAATGCGGCTGGTCTTCCCCGTCGCCATCGTGGCGATCAGCGCCAAGGTCGGTCCCATCGAGGCCGTCCAGTTGGCGCTGGACAAGCCCGAACAGTACGAGGCACTGGTTACGGACGCGCACCCGGCGATCGCCGCGTTCGGTGGCATGTTCCTGTTGATGATCTTCCTGGACTTCATCTTCGACGAGCGTGACCACAAGTGGCTCGGCTGGCTGGAGCGCCCGCTGTCCAAGCTCGGCAAGGTCGACATGCTGTCGGTCTGCGTCGCGCTGATCGTCCTGCTCATCACGGCCATGACGTTCGCCACCAACGCGCACACCAGCTCCGGATACGCGGACAAGTCCGCCACCGTACTGCTGTCCGGTGTCGCCGGTCTGATCACCTACCTCGCCGTCAACGGGCTCTCCAGCTTCTTCGAGAACAAACTCGAAGAGGAAGAGGAGCGCGAACACGAGGAGGAGGAGAAGGCCAAGGCCGAAGGCAAGCAGGTCTCGGCCGTCGGCCTCGCGGGCAAGGCCGCGTTCTTCCTCTTCCTCTACCTCGAAGTCCTGGACGCCTCCTTCTCCTTCGACGGAGTCATCGGCGCCTTCGCCATCACGAACCACATCTTCTGGATGGCACTCGGCCTCGGTATCGGCGCGATGTACGTCAGGTCGCTCACCGTCTACCTCGTCCGCCAGGGCACCCTCGACGACTACGTCTACCTGGAGCACGGCGCCCACTACGCGATCGGCGCGCTCGCCGCGATCCTGCTCATCACCATCGAGCACGAGATCAGCGAGATCATCACCGGCCTCGTCGGTGTCCTGCTGATCGGCGCTTCCTTCTGGTCATCGGTGGTCCGCAACAAGCGAGTTGCGGCTGAAGGTGGCGAGGATTCGGAAGACAAGACAACAGTCCACGTCTGA
- a CDS encoding TerD family protein, whose translation MAFWDNLWRGKAAQFDSGSASTNSIELTKRNPAVSLTKQGAATGNLRVNLSWRMRTSDIEGRSRQGGGLLRHPFKLFKPDVVQAHTLGVVNVDLDIGCMYELADGTKGVVQPLGGFFGSLNEPPYIKLSGDDRFGAPSGETIFINLDHREEIKRLLVFVYIYDRTPAFDRTHANVTLYPSNGPRVEIELDERAPQARSCAVFSMETVKGDLVVRREVKFVYGFQAELDRLYGWGLQWGRGYKTKT comes from the coding sequence ATGGCCTTCTGGGACAATCTGTGGCGAGGTAAGGCCGCGCAATTCGATTCGGGCAGCGCCTCGACGAACTCGATCGAGCTGACCAAGCGCAATCCGGCGGTCTCACTCACCAAGCAGGGCGCCGCCACCGGGAACCTACGGGTCAACCTGTCGTGGCGGATGCGCACTTCGGACATCGAGGGCCGGTCGAGGCAGGGCGGCGGACTGCTGCGCCACCCCTTCAAACTCTTCAAGCCCGACGTCGTACAGGCCCACACCCTGGGCGTGGTCAACGTCGACCTCGACATCGGGTGCATGTACGAACTGGCCGACGGCACCAAGGGCGTGGTGCAGCCACTGGGCGGATTCTTCGGCAGCCTGAACGAGCCGCCGTACATCAAACTCAGCGGCGACGACCGCTTCGGCGCCCCCTCCGGCGAGACGATATTCATCAACCTCGACCACCGGGAAGAGATCAAACGACTGCTCGTCTTCGTCTACATCTACGACCGCACCCCCGCCTTCGACCGTACGCACGCCAACGTCACGCTCTACCCGAGCAACGGACCGCGAGTCGAGATCGAACTGGACGAGCGCGCCCCGCAGGCCCGGTCCTGCGCGGTGTTCTCGATGGAGACGGTCAAGGGCGACCTGGTGGTGCGACGCGAGGTCAAGTTCGTCTACGGCTTCCAGGCGGAACTCGACCGGTTGTACGGGTGGGGACTCCAGTGGGGACGGGGCTACAAGACGAAGACGTGA
- a CDS encoding potassium channel family protein — protein sequence MKEIPARVRWERRTQRPLLAFALLFGVAYALPIVMPGAHSALTRACSVVEWVVWGLFAADYAVRLALARARREFVRRHPLDLLAVLLPMVAPLRLLRVVATLLLVGQRARIASQIRLTTYVVGSVAGLMMFGSLAVLEVERDSPEGNIKTLGDAVWWSFTTMTTVGYGDLSPTTGLGRLLAIGLMLSGIALLGLITANIATWFISRFEQESAGEKRQTAAIELLTEEVRELRAEVGRLSGAALPGRTGESDGTTAGRTPV from the coding sequence ATGAAGGAAATACCCGCCCGCGTGCGCTGGGAGCGGCGTACGCAGCGCCCCTTGCTGGCGTTCGCGTTGCTGTTCGGTGTCGCGTACGCGCTGCCCATCGTCATGCCCGGCGCGCACAGCGCCCTGACCCGCGCTTGTTCGGTCGTCGAGTGGGTGGTGTGGGGGCTGTTCGCGGCCGACTACGCGGTGCGGCTCGCTCTGGCCCGTGCCCGCCGGGAGTTCGTACGGCGTCATCCGCTGGATCTGCTCGCCGTGCTGCTGCCGATGGTGGCGCCGCTGCGGTTGCTGCGTGTGGTGGCGACGCTGTTGCTGGTCGGGCAGCGGGCGAGGATCGCGAGTCAGATCAGGCTCACGACGTATGTGGTGGGGTCGGTCGCCGGGCTGATGATGTTCGGTTCGCTGGCGGTGCTGGAGGTCGAACGGGACTCCCCCGAGGGGAACATCAAGACGCTGGGTGACGCGGTGTGGTGGTCGTTCACGACGATGACCACGGTGGGGTACGGCGATCTGTCGCCGACGACGGGGCTCGGGCGGCTCCTGGCCATCGGTCTGATGCTGAGCGGGATCGCGCTGCTCGGGCTGATCACGGCGAACATCGCCACCTGGTTCATCTCCCGTTTCGAGCAGGAGAGCGCGGGCGAGAAGCGTCAGACGGCCGCGATCGAGCTGCTGACGGAGGAGGTGCGGGAGTTGCGCGCGGAAGTGGGCCGGCTGTCGGGGGCCGCCCTGCCCGGTCGAACGGGGGAGAGCGACGGTACGACAGCCGGCCGCACACCGGTCTGA
- a CDS encoding DUF3052 domain-containing protein — MSATADHAEERTNVAARLGFEPGQVVQEIGYDDDVEQELRESIEAVIGQELVDEDYEDVADAVVLWFRDDDGDLTDALVDAIGLIDEGGAVWLLTPKTGRDNYVEPSDINEAAQTAGLAQTKSINAGKDWTGSRLVTPKAAKSKR, encoded by the coding sequence GTGAGCGCGACCGCGGACCACGCGGAGGAACGGACCAACGTTGCCGCGAGGCTTGGGTTCGAACCCGGACAGGTGGTCCAGGAGATCGGCTACGACGACGACGTCGAGCAGGAGCTCCGTGAGTCCATCGAGGCCGTCATCGGCCAGGAGCTCGTCGACGAGGACTACGAGGACGTGGCCGACGCCGTCGTGCTGTGGTTCCGAGACGACGACGGCGACCTGACGGACGCGCTGGTGGACGCCATCGGTCTGATCGACGAAGGCGGGGCGGTCTGGCTGCTGACGCCCAAGACCGGCCGTGACAACTACGTCGAGCCCAGCGACATCAACGAGGCCGCCCAGACCGCCGGCCTGGCGCAGACCAAGAGCATCAACGCCGGCAAGGACTGGACGGGCAGCCGGCTGGTCACGCCCAAGGCGGCGAAGTCGAAGCGCTGA
- a CDS encoding TerD family protein: protein MGVTLAKGGNVSLSKAAPNLTQVLIGLGWDARSTTGAPFDLDASALLCQSGRVLGDEWFIFYNNLTSPDGSVEHTGDNLTGEGDGDDESLLVNLPAVPANVDKIIFPVSIHDADARGQTFGQVSNAFIRVVNQADGQELARYDLTEDASTETAMIFGELYRYGGEWKFRAVGQGYASGLRGIALDFGVNVS, encoded by the coding sequence ATGGGCGTCACACTCGCCAAGGGGGGCAATGTCTCCCTCTCCAAGGCCGCACCGAACCTCACCCAGGTGTTGATCGGTCTCGGCTGGGACGCGCGCTCCACCACCGGAGCGCCGTTCGACCTCGACGCCAGCGCTCTGCTCTGCCAGTCAGGGCGGGTGCTCGGCGACGAATGGTTCATTTTCTACAACAATCTCACCAGTCCCGACGGCTCCGTCGAGCACACGGGTGACAATCTGACCGGTGAGGGCGACGGCGACGACGAGTCCCTGCTGGTCAACCTTCCCGCCGTTCCCGCGAACGTCGACAAGATCATCTTCCCGGTGTCCATCCATGACGCCGACGCCCGAGGCCAGACCTTCGGTCAGGTGAGCAACGCGTTCATCCGCGTCGTCAACCAGGCGGACGGCCAGGAGTTGGCCCGGTACGACCTCACCGAGGACGCGTCGACGGAGACCGCGATGATCTTCGGCGAGCTCTACCGCTACGGGGGCGAATGGAAGTTCCGAGCTGTGGGACAGGGGTACGCGTCGGGCCTGCGGGGCATCGCTCTAGACTTCGGGGTCAACGTTTCGTAA